Proteins encoded together in one Schumannella luteola window:
- a CDS encoding FBP domain-containing protein: MLPIDEKALRASFVNASRKEVSSLTLPELDEIDFGQLDYLGWRDRKLARRAYLVLSVPDDTAPDGQGLVGVLLRQADAAPRSRAQCSWCQDVRLPNDVVFFSAKRAGAAGRKGDTLGTLLCSEFECSANVRTPPPPAYIGYDIEAARQERMLRLAEHAANFARAVTAEA, from the coding sequence ATGCTCCCCATCGATGAGAAGGCCCTCCGCGCCTCCTTCGTCAACGCCTCCCGCAAGGAGGTCAGCTCACTGACCCTGCCCGAGCTCGACGAGATCGACTTCGGTCAGCTCGACTACCTCGGCTGGCGCGATCGCAAGCTCGCCCGCCGTGCCTACCTGGTGCTGTCGGTGCCGGATGACACGGCCCCCGACGGGCAGGGACTGGTCGGCGTGCTGCTACGCCAGGCCGACGCCGCACCGCGCTCGCGCGCGCAGTGCTCGTGGTGCCAGGACGTGCGCCTGCCGAACGACGTCGTCTTCTTCAGCGCCAAGCGCGCCGGCGCCGCCGGCCGCAAGGGCGACACCCTCGGCACCCTGCTCTGCTCGGAGTTCGAGTGCTCGGCGAACGTGCGCACCCCGCCGCCGCCGGCCTACATCGGCTACGACATCGAGGCCGCCAGGCAGGAGCGGATGCTGCGCCTGGCCGAGCACGCGGCGAACTTCGCCCGGGCGGTCACCGCCGAGGCCTGA
- a CDS encoding HAD-IA family hydrolase — translation MVRIPVEGVLFDCDGVLVDSLESAARAWGIWAARWAPAFDFRRDIVHGVRAVDTVRSLVAADDVERANAELERLEVEHVDGTRAIPGAVELTDALPQGLWTVVTSGARELAARRLASAGVARPDGIVAAEDVARGKPDPEPYRRGAELIERDPARCVVFEDAPAGIAAARAAGVGTVIGVGLPAGAGSPDLLVADLRAVSWVDGALVVAPLEPAPAA, via the coding sequence ATGGTGCGCATCCCGGTCGAGGGCGTGCTGTTCGACTGCGACGGCGTGCTCGTCGACTCGCTCGAGTCGGCTGCGCGCGCCTGGGGAATCTGGGCGGCCCGCTGGGCGCCCGCCTTCGACTTCCGCCGCGACATCGTGCACGGCGTCCGCGCCGTCGACACGGTGCGCAGCCTCGTGGCCGCCGACGACGTCGAGCGTGCCAACGCCGAGCTCGAGCGCCTCGAGGTCGAGCACGTCGACGGAACCCGGGCGATCCCGGGCGCCGTCGAGCTCACGGACGCGCTGCCGCAGGGCCTCTGGACCGTCGTCACCTCGGGTGCCCGCGAGCTCGCCGCCCGCCGCCTGGCCTCCGCCGGCGTCGCCCGGCCCGACGGGATCGTCGCTGCTGAGGACGTCGCCCGGGGCAAGCCCGATCCGGAGCCGTACCGCCGCGGTGCCGAGCTGATCGAGCGCGATCCGGCCCGCTGTGTCGTGTTCGAGGATGCGCCGGCCGGCATCGCCGCCGCCCGCGCGGCCGGCGTCGGCACCGTCATCGGCGTCGGCCTCCCGGCCGGCGCGGGGTCGCCCGACCTGCTCGTCGCCGACCTGCGCGCCGTGAGCTGGGTCGACGGCGCCCTCGTGGTCGCCCCGCTCGAGCCGGCGCCCGCCGCCTGA
- a CDS encoding PTS ascorbate transporter subunit IIC, with protein MNPVVDGILSVFLDLFRQPAIIVALISLVGLAVQRKSFSDVLKGTVRTLVGFLVLAAGAGVVVGSLGFFGEMFQHAFNVQGVVPNNEAIVGQVLLKYGSAAALIFFFGMIVNIALAALTRFKFIYLSGHVAFYIAAMIAVILGVAGFDTWAVVLWGSLAQGVYMTLSPALIQPFMRKVTGNDDVALGHTGGVGIALSGLVATVTRGKGNSKSTEDIKFPNGLGFLRDTTVIVALSMAVIYVIVGLFAGAPYIEDKLSDGQNFLVFLLMQAATFSAGVFIILAGVRVVLAEIIPAFKGISDRLVKNAKPALDVPIVFPFAPNAVLIGFLSSFVGGIVGLVAMVFMGGAIIVPGVVAHFMTGAASGVIGNAAGGRRGAMLGAFANGLAITFLPLLLLPVLGEIGFANSTFSDADYGIVGLFLGWLSVGGGQIAVIAGILVSIVAMFVATFALRGRDRRRAAVAATDDAAESESISAK; from the coding sequence GTGAACCCCGTCGTCGACGGCATCCTCTCCGTCTTCCTCGATCTGTTCCGTCAGCCGGCGATCATCGTCGCGCTGATCTCGCTCGTCGGCCTCGCCGTGCAGCGCAAGTCGTTCAGCGACGTGCTCAAGGGCACCGTGCGAACCCTCGTCGGATTCCTCGTGCTCGCCGCGGGCGCCGGGGTCGTCGTCGGCTCGCTCGGCTTCTTCGGCGAGATGTTCCAGCACGCCTTCAACGTGCAGGGCGTCGTGCCGAACAACGAGGCCATCGTCGGCCAGGTGCTGCTGAAGTACGGCTCGGCAGCCGCGCTGATCTTCTTCTTCGGCATGATCGTGAACATCGCCCTCGCGGCGCTGACTCGCTTCAAGTTCATCTACCTCTCGGGTCACGTCGCCTTCTACATCGCGGCGATGATCGCCGTCATCCTCGGCGTCGCCGGCTTCGACACCTGGGCCGTGGTGCTCTGGGGCTCGCTCGCGCAGGGCGTCTACATGACCCTCTCTCCGGCGCTCATCCAGCCGTTCATGCGCAAGGTCACCGGCAACGACGACGTCGCGCTCGGCCACACCGGCGGCGTCGGCATCGCGCTCAGCGGCCTCGTCGCGACGGTCACCCGCGGCAAGGGGAACTCGAAGTCGACCGAGGACATCAAGTTCCCGAACGGCCTCGGCTTCCTGCGCGACACCACCGTGATCGTGGCCCTCTCGATGGCCGTCATCTACGTGATCGTCGGGCTCTTCGCCGGCGCTCCGTACATCGAGGACAAGCTCAGCGACGGCCAGAACTTCCTCGTCTTCCTGCTCATGCAGGCGGCGACGTTCTCGGCGGGCGTGTTCATCATCCTCGCCGGCGTGCGCGTGGTGCTCGCCGAGATCATCCCCGCGTTCAAGGGCATCTCCGACCGACTGGTCAAGAACGCGAAGCCGGCCCTGGATGTGCCGATCGTCTTCCCGTTCGCGCCGAACGCGGTGCTCATCGGCTTTCTCTCGAGCTTCGTCGGCGGCATCGTCGGCCTGGTCGCGATGGTCTTCATGGGCGGCGCGATCATCGTGCCCGGCGTCGTGGCGCACTTCATGACCGGCGCCGCCTCGGGCGTCATCGGCAACGCCGCGGGCGGTCGTCGCGGGGCGATGCTCGGCGCCTTCGCCAACGGCCTCGCGATCACCTTCCTGCCGCTGCTGCTGCTGCCGGTGCTCGGTGAGATCGGCTTCGCGAACTCCACGTTCTCCGACGCCGACTACGGCATCGTCGGCCTGTTCCTCGGCTGGCTCTCGGTCGGCGGCGGGCAGATCGCCGTCATCGCCGGCATCCTGGTGTCGATCGTGGCGATGTTCGTCGCGACCTTCGCGCTGCGCGGACGCGACCGTCGTCGCGCCGCCGTCGCGGCGACGGACGACGCGGCCGAGTCGGAGTCGATCTCGGCGAAGTGA
- a CDS encoding PTS sugar transporter subunit IIB: MKFLAVCSTGLGSSFMVHMNIEKALKQLGVTGVDVDHADLGSVAKGDADAVFVGADLAEAAAGLGDVVVLNSIIDQNELTEKVRAAAERHGIAVGGAE; the protein is encoded by the coding sequence ATGAAGTTCCTCGCGGTCTGCAGCACAGGGCTGGGCTCCAGCTTCATGGTGCACATGAACATCGAGAAGGCGCTCAAGCAGCTCGGAGTCACCGGGGTCGACGTCGACCACGCCGACCTCGGCTCGGTCGCGAAGGGCGACGCGGATGCCGTCTTCGTCGGCGCCGACCTCGCCGAAGCCGCGGCCGGTCTGGGCGACGTGGTGGTGCTGAACAGCATCATCGACCAGAACGAGCTCACCGAGAAGGTGCGTGCCGCGGCCGAGCGTCACGGAATCGCCGTCGGGGGTGCCGAGTGA
- a CDS encoding PTS sugar transporter subunit IIA — protein sequence MATTTTRLTNIHRQEGPMLSDHLTPERILFADDVDGWRDAVQRVAAPLLADGSIEPGYVQAMLDSIAAGGTYIDLGFGIALAHARPEAGVNRTGLSSLRVRPAVLLNDEAAHPIDLFLCLAASDPTGHLETMQELAGLLTDAEQRDALLAATTPAEVSAVIDQNGNEG from the coding sequence ATGGCGACCACGACGACCCGCCTCACGAACATCCACCGTCAAGAAGGCCCCATGCTGAGCGACCACCTCACCCCCGAGCGCATCCTCTTCGCCGACGACGTCGACGGCTGGCGCGACGCCGTCCAGCGCGTCGCCGCGCCGCTGCTCGCCGACGGCTCGATCGAGCCCGGCTACGTGCAGGCCATGCTCGACTCGATCGCCGCCGGCGGCACCTACATCGACCTCGGCTTCGGCATCGCTCTCGCGCACGCCCGCCCCGAAGCGGGCGTCAACCGCACCGGACTCAGCTCCCTGCGCGTGCGGCCCGCCGTGCTGCTCAACGACGAGGCCGCGCATCCCATCGACCTCTTCCTGTGCCTGGCGGCCTCCGACCCGACCGGACACCTGGAGACCATGCAGGAGCTCGCCGGCCTGCTCACCGACGCCGAGCAGCGCGACGCGCTGCTCGCGGCCACCACCCCCGCCGAGGTCTCGGCGGTCATCGATCAGAACGGAAACGAAGGATGA
- a CDS encoding GntR family transcriptional regulator, with protein MPIANGTSKYVAVREHLLTRIRDLEVGTRLPAEPVLCDEYGVSRITLRHAVDGLIADGFLVREQGRGTFVSAPRYASRYPERFADQVSGFHTQQSREGHAVHTRVIGFEDAAAGAFSSDKLAVNSADRVARLTRLRYVNDALHHLAVTDLPLERFPGILDADFTDGSLFDYLRGAGVTLARNEVVVSLDTADTALAQHLGVEVGEKVLRVDSTVYDSDDVAVSYGTSHFTPQNSEIAFGLHG; from the coding sequence ATGCCCATCGCCAACGGCACGAGCAAGTACGTGGCCGTGCGCGAGCACCTGCTCACGCGCATCCGCGACCTCGAGGTCGGCACGCGCCTGCCCGCCGAGCCGGTGCTCTGCGACGAGTACGGCGTCAGCCGCATCACCCTCCGCCACGCAGTCGACGGCCTCATCGCCGACGGCTTCCTCGTGCGCGAGCAGGGCCGCGGCACCTTCGTCTCCGCACCGCGCTACGCCTCCCGCTACCCCGAGCGCTTCGCCGACCAGGTCAGCGGGTTCCACACACAGCAGAGCCGCGAGGGGCACGCCGTGCACACCCGCGTGATCGGCTTCGAGGATGCGGCGGCCGGCGCCTTCAGCTCCGACAAGCTCGCCGTCAACAGCGCCGACCGCGTCGCCCGCCTCACCCGCCTGCGCTACGTCAACGACGCCCTGCACCACCTCGCCGTGACCGACCTGCCGCTCGAACGCTTCCCCGGCATCCTCGACGCCGACTTCACCGACGGCTCGCTCTTCGACTACCTGCGCGGCGCCGGCGTGACCCTCGCCCGCAACGAGGTCGTCGTCTCGCTCGACACCGCCGACACCGCCCTCGCCCAGCACCTCGGCGTCGAGGTCGGCGAGAAGGTGCTGCGCGTCGACTCCACCGTCTACGACTCCGATGACGTCGCCGTCTCGTACGGCACCTCGCACTTCACCCCCCAGAACAGCGAGATCGCCTTCGGCCTGCACGGCTGA
- the tkt gene encoding transketolase: MSTAVPAAPTTDAAGTDAVVARDVDTVTTARLLALDAVEAAGSGHPGTAIALAPVAELLFQKHLRHDPANPDWAGRDRFVLSCGHASILLYTQLFLTGYGLELDDLRSFRALDSLTPGHPEYGHTPGVETTTGPLGQGLATAVGMAMAMKHERASYDADAALGTSPFDRTVWVLASDGDIQEGISAEAAALAGHHRLDNLVVIYDDNDIQIEGSTTLSSSEDVAARFRAHGWEVDRVELAADGDVDVPALDAALAAPRTGRPRLVVLKSQIAWPAPNAVGTAASHGAPLGQAEAAAMREVLGVTTGPFEVADEVLAATRTALTRGAAQHAEWQQRFDAWSAAHPEAAAQLARAQSGLLPEGLEAALPTWQPGEALATRDASGKIIQALAEVMPELWGGSADLAEPNRTAIHGGGSFLPASPAGRNVHWGVREHAMAAAMNGITLVSGQRHFAGTFLVFSDYQRPAIRLASLMGLPVTYLWSHDSVALGSDGPTHQPIEHLAALRAMPGFSVVRPADAAETAAAWLAILQRRGPAGLVLARQPIEVAATPADVVAEGVRRGAYVVRDAAAPAALIVATGSEVSLALGAAEQLAADGVQVRVVSMPSREWFAEQDADYRAAVLPAELDVRVVVEAATSFGWHDVAGPHGRILSIDGFGLSAPAADALAARGMTVENVVATVREAIEARA, encoded by the coding sequence ATGAGCACCGCCGTCCCCGCCGCCCCGACCACCGACGCCGCCGGCACGGATGCCGTCGTCGCCCGCGACGTCGACACCGTGACCACCGCCCGCCTGCTCGCGCTCGACGCCGTCGAGGCCGCCGGATCCGGACACCCCGGCACCGCGATCGCCCTCGCGCCCGTCGCCGAGCTGCTGTTCCAGAAGCACCTGCGCCACGACCCGGCGAACCCCGACTGGGCGGGCCGCGACCGCTTCGTGCTCTCGTGCGGGCACGCCAGCATCCTGCTGTACACGCAGCTCTTCCTCACCGGTTACGGCCTCGAGCTCGACGACCTGCGCTCCTTCCGCGCGCTCGACTCGCTCACTCCCGGGCACCCCGAGTACGGCCACACGCCCGGTGTCGAGACCACGACGGGTCCGCTCGGCCAGGGACTGGCCACGGCCGTCGGCATGGCCATGGCGATGAAGCACGAGCGCGCGAGCTACGACGCCGACGCCGCACTCGGCACCTCGCCGTTCGACCGCACCGTGTGGGTGCTCGCCTCCGACGGCGACATCCAGGAGGGCATCTCGGCCGAGGCCGCCGCGCTCGCCGGGCACCACCGCCTCGACAACCTCGTCGTGATCTACGACGACAACGACATCCAGATCGAGGGCTCGACCACCCTGTCGAGCTCGGAGGACGTCGCCGCGCGCTTCCGCGCCCACGGCTGGGAGGTCGACCGCGTCGAGCTCGCCGCCGACGGCGACGTCGATGTGCCCGCGCTGGATGCGGCGCTCGCCGCCCCGCGCACCGGGCGGCCGCGCCTGGTGGTGCTGAAATCGCAGATCGCCTGGCCCGCCCCGAACGCCGTCGGCACCGCCGCATCCCACGGCGCCCCGCTCGGCCAGGCCGAGGCGGCCGCGATGCGCGAGGTTCTCGGCGTCACGACCGGGCCGTTCGAGGTCGCCGACGAGGTACTCGCCGCGACCCGCACCGCGCTGACCCGCGGCGCCGCGCAGCACGCCGAGTGGCAGCAGCGCTTCGACGCCTGGAGCGCCGCCCACCCCGAGGCCGCCGCGCAGCTCGCCCGCGCCCAGTCGGGCCTGCTGCCCGAGGGGCTCGAGGCCGCGCTCCCGACCTGGCAGCCCGGTGAGGCGCTCGCCACCCGCGACGCCTCCGGCAAGATCATCCAGGCGCTCGCCGAGGTCATGCCCGAGCTGTGGGGCGGATCGGCCGACCTCGCCGAGCCCAACCGCACCGCGATCCACGGCGGCGGCTCCTTCCTGCCGGCCAGCCCGGCCGGCCGCAACGTGCACTGGGGTGTGCGCGAGCACGCCATGGCCGCCGCGATGAACGGCATCACGCTCGTCTCGGGGCAGCGCCACTTCGCGGGCACCTTCCTGGTGTTCAGCGACTACCAGCGCCCCGCGATCCGGCTCGCCAGCCTCATGGGCCTGCCGGTCACCTACCTGTGGAGCCACGACTCGGTCGCCCTCGGCTCCGACGGGCCCACCCACCAGCCGATCGAGCACCTCGCCGCGCTGCGCGCCATGCCCGGCTTCAGCGTCGTGCGCCCTGCCGACGCCGCCGAGACCGCCGCCGCCTGGCTCGCCATCCTGCAGCGCCGCGGCCCGGCCGGACTCGTGCTCGCCCGCCAGCCGATCGAGGTCGCCGCGACGCCCGCCGATGTCGTCGCCGAGGGCGTGCGCCGCGGCGCCTACGTCGTGCGGGATGCCGCCGCGCCGGCCGCGCTGATCGTCGCCACCGGCTCGGAGGTCAGCCTCGCGCTCGGCGCCGCCGAGCAGCTCGCCGCCGACGGCGTGCAGGTGCGCGTCGTCTCGATGCCCTCGCGCGAGTGGTTCGCCGAGCAGGATGCGGACTATCGCGCCGCCGTGCTGCCGGCCGAGCTCGACGTGCGCGTCGTGGTCGAGGCCGCGACCTCCTTCGGCTGGCACGACGTCGCCGGCCCGCACGGTCGCATCCTGAGCATCGACGGCTTCGGCCTCTCGGCACCCGCCGCCGACGCCCTCGCCGCGCGCGGCATGACGGTCGAGAACGTCGTCGCGACCGTGCGCGAGGCGATCGAGGCCCGCGCATGA
- a CDS encoding HPr family phosphocarrier protein, with protein sequence MTATATVVVASASGLHARPASLFAQTVARTGHAVTIRLTAGDKPAVNAASLIALLTLGAGHGAEVELDVTGEREDEVLAELRDLLATDLDAA encoded by the coding sequence ATGACCGCCACTGCGACCGTCGTCGTCGCCTCCGCGTCCGGACTGCACGCCCGCCCCGCCTCGCTGTTCGCCCAGACCGTCGCCAGGACCGGCCACGCCGTCACGATCCGGCTGACCGCCGGCGACAAGCCCGCGGTGAACGCCGCGAGCCTGATCGCGCTGCTCACCCTGGGAGCCGGACACGGCGCCGAGGTCGAGCTCGACGTCACCGGCGAGCGCGAAGACGAGGTGCTCGCCGAGCTGCGCGATCTGCTCGCGACCGACCTCGACGCGGCCTGA
- a CDS encoding bifunctional 2-methylcitrate synthase/citrate synthase has translation MTDTDIKKGLAGVVVDTTSISKVNPETNSLLYRGYPVQELAASLSYEQVAWLIWHGELPTEAELAEFTARERAGRALADNVKAAIDLTPTSSHPMDVVRTAVSVLGANDPQTDDSSREANLAKSERLFAAIPAIVAYDQRRRHGLDVVAPRDDLDYSRNFLWMTFGDEPSDAAAEVFRVSMVLYAEHSFNASTFTARVVTSTLADLHSAVVAAIGALKGPLHGGANEAVMDVFDEIGSADGAEAWLDAALAEKRKIMGFGHRVYKNGDSRVPTMQAAFEKLVESGEFRGVGGAEVSAGRGPDLVALYHRLADAMEAKKSIKPNLDYPSGPAYHLLGFDTKTFTPLFVASRVVGWTAHVMEQLEANALIRPLSEYVGPDERHLQN, from the coding sequence CCTCGCGGGCGTCGTGGTCGACACGACCTCGATCTCGAAGGTCAACCCGGAGACGAACTCGCTGCTGTACCGCGGCTATCCGGTGCAGGAGCTCGCCGCATCCCTGTCGTACGAGCAGGTGGCCTGGCTGATCTGGCACGGCGAGCTGCCGACCGAGGCCGAGCTGGCGGAGTTCACGGCGCGCGAGCGGGCCGGCCGCGCCCTGGCCGACAACGTGAAGGCGGCGATCGACCTGACGCCGACGAGCTCGCACCCGATGGATGTCGTGCGCACCGCCGTCAGCGTGCTCGGCGCGAACGACCCGCAGACCGACGACTCGAGTCGCGAGGCGAACCTGGCGAAGTCGGAGCGGCTGTTCGCGGCGATCCCCGCGATCGTCGCCTACGACCAGCGCCGCCGCCACGGGCTCGACGTGGTCGCCCCGCGCGACGACCTCGACTACTCGCGCAACTTCCTCTGGATGACCTTCGGCGATGAGCCGAGCGACGCGGCCGCCGAGGTGTTCCGGGTCTCGATGGTGCTCTACGCCGAGCACTCCTTCAACGCCTCGACTTTCACCGCGCGGGTGGTCACGTCGACGCTCGCCGACCTGCACTCGGCCGTCGTCGCGGCGATCGGCGCGCTCAAGGGTCCGCTGCACGGCGGTGCGAACGAGGCCGTCATGGACGTCTTCGACGAGATCGGCTCGGCCGACGGCGCCGAGGCGTGGCTGGATGCGGCGCTCGCCGAGAAGCGCAAGATCATGGGCTTCGGCCACCGCGTCTACAAGAACGGCGACTCGCGCGTGCCGACGATGCAGGCCGCGTTCGAGAAGCTCGTCGAGTCGGGCGAGTTCCGGGGTGTCGGCGGCGCCGAGGTCTCCGCCGGTCGCGGACCCGATCTCGTCGCGCTCTACCACCGCCTCGCCGACGCGATGGAGGCGAAGAAGAGCATCAAGCCGAACCTCGACTACCCGAGCGGCCCGGCCTACCACCTGCTCGGCTTCGACACGAAGACGTTCACGCCGCTGTTCGTCGCCTCGCGCGTCGTCGGCTGGACCGCCCACGTCATGGAGCAGCTCGAGGCGAACGCACTCATCCGCCCGCTCTCCGAGTACGTCGGCCCCGACGAGCGGCACCTCCAGAACTGA